In Phyllostomus discolor isolate MPI-MPIP mPhyDis1 chromosome 2, mPhyDis1.pri.v3, whole genome shotgun sequence, the following are encoded in one genomic region:
- the LOC114513372 gene encoding olfactory receptor 6C6-like gives MNNQSRVEFILLGLTDEPHLQTVIFIFLFLNYMFSVMGNLSIILLTLLDPRLKTPMYFFLRNFSFLEVSLTTICIPRFLISILTKNKIISYNGCASQLFFFLLFGVTEFYLLAAMSYDRYVAICKPLHYPIIMSYKVCYQLVLSSWTAGFLITFPPLVLGLKLEFCASNIIDHFICDTSPVLQISCTDTYFLELVSFVSAVVTLVLTLLLVILSYACIIKTILKIPSTQKRTKSFSTCSSHMIVVSLTYGSCVFIYMKPSAKERVTLSKGVAVIYTSVAPLLNPFIYTLRNQQVKQAFKDTLQKIFFFFKK, from the coding sequence ATGAACAATCAGTCAAGAGTAGAATTTATTCTCCTGGGACTGACTGATGAGCCACATCTGCAaactgtgatttttatatttctctttctaaacTATATGTTTAGTGTGATGGGGAACTTATCCATAATCCTCCTTACCTTGTTGGATCCCCGTCTCAAGACtcctatgtatttctttctgcGAAATTTCTCCTTCTTGGAGGTTTCATTGACAACAATCTGTATTCCCAGATTCCTGATATCCATACtgactaaaaacaaaattatttcttataatgGTTGTGCATCTCAGTTATTCTTTTTCCTCCTATTTGGAGTTACAGAATTTTACCTACTGGCTGCCATGTCTTATGATCGTTATGTAGCAATCTGCAAACCTCTCCATTACCCAATCATTATGAGCTACAAAGTATGCTACCAACTGGTACTCAGTTCATGGACAGCTGGCTTTCTGATTACCTTTCCACCACTGGTCTTGGGACTGAAACTGGAATTTTGTGCTTCCAACATCATCGACCATTTCATATGTGACACTTCCCCTGTGCTGCAGATTTCTTGCACAGACACTTATTTCCTAGAATTAGTTTCATTTGTGTCAGCTGTTGTAACACTTGTGCTCACATTGCTGTTAGTGATTCTTTCCTATGCATGTATTATCAAGACCATCCTAAAGATCCCCTCCactcaaaaaagaacaaagtctttttccacttgttcttcccATATGATTGTAGTCTCCCTTACTTATGGTAGCTGTGTCTTTATTTACATGAAGCCATCAGCAAAGGAGAGGGTGACTTTATCGAAAGGTGTAGCTGTTATCTATACCTCAGTTGCCCCTTTATTAAATCCTTTCATTTATACTCTAAGGAACCAGCAAGTAAAACAAGCCTTCAAGGACACACtccaaaagattttctttttcttcaaaaaataa
- the LOC114513005 gene encoding olfactory receptor 6C6, translating into MKNQSMEIEFTLLGLTDDPQLQIVIFLFLFLNYTLSLMGNIIIILVTLLDARLKTPMYFFLRNFSFLEIIFTTVCIPKFLVTIVTKDKTISYNNCAAQLFFILLLGVTEFYLLAAMSYDRYVAICKPLHYPIIMNSKVCSQLVLSSWVTGFLIIFPPLVMGLKLNFCASRVIDHFMYETSPILQISCTDTHVLELMSFILAVLTLVITLVLVILSYTCIIKTILKFPSAQQRTKAFSTCTSHMIVVSLTYGSCIFMYIKPSAKERVTVSKGVALLYTSVAPLLNPFIYTLRNQQVKEVFWGILQKVCFLKKSFVTKC; encoded by the coding sequence ATGAAGAACCAGTCAATGGAAATAGAATTCACTCTTCTAGGGTTGACAGATGACCCACAATTGCAAATTGtgattttcctgtttttatttcttaattacacATTAAGCCTGATGGGGAACATAATCATTATTCTTGTCACCCTGCTGGATGCTCGCCTCAAAACGCCCATGTATTTCTTTCTccgtaatttttcatttttggaaatcATATTCACGACAGTATGTATTCCCAAGTTCCTGGTAACAATTGTGACTAAAGACAAAACCATTTCATACAATAATTGTGCAGctcaattatttttcattcttttactggGAGTTACGGAGTTTTACCTTCTGGCTGCCATGTCCTATGACCGCTATGTCGCCATCTGCAAACCCCTGCATTACCCCATCATCATGAACAGCAAAGTGTGCTCTCAGCTTGTACTCAGCTCTTGGGTAACTGGATTCTTAATCATTTTTCCCCCACTGGTCATGGGACTTAAGCTGAATTTCTGTGCTTCCAGAGTAATTGATCACTTCATGTATGAAACTTCTCCTATACTGCAGATCTCTTGCACAGATACACATGTCCTAGAATTAATGTCTTTTATCTTAGCTGTGTTGACACTTGTGATCACATTGGTGTTAGTGATTCTTTCCTACACTTGTATCATTAAGACAATTCTGAAATTcccttctgcacagcaaagaactAAAGCTTTTTCCACCTGTACCTCTCACATGATTGTTGTCTCTTTGACTTACGGTAGCTGTATCTTTATGTATATTAAGCCCTCTGCAAAAGAAAGAGTGACTGTATCCAAAGGTGTAGCTTTGCTCTATACTTCAGTTGCCCCTTTACTAAATCCCTTCATTTACACACTAAGGAACCAGCAGGTAAAAGAAGTATTTTGGGGTATTTTGCAAaaggtatgttttttaaaaaaatcatttgtgacAAAATGCtga
- the LOC114513007 gene encoding DNA-directed RNA polymerases I, II, and III subunit RPABC5-like, translating to MTSDLPEWPSSVNQQTSVGKLVEERKLSCSAVCCFTWCEIIGNKWEAYLGLLQAEYTEEVNLDMLGLKSYCCSCMLLALTDLIDKLLDQCSLKK from the exons atgaCTTCAGACCTGCCAGAATGGCCCTCATCagtgaatcaacaaacaagtgttggcaagcttgtggaggaaaggaaattgTCATGttctgctg TGTGCTGCTTCACCTGGTGTGAGATCATTGGCAACAAATGGGAGGCCTACCTGGGGCTGCTGCAGGCCGAGTACACTGAGGAGGTCAACCTGGACATGCTGGGCCTGAAGAGCTACTGCTGCAGTTGTATGCTGCTGGCCCTCACGGACCTGATAGACAAGCTGCTTGACCAGTGTTCCCTGAAGAAGTGA